Sequence from the Cucumis sativus cultivar 9930 chromosome 1, Cucumber_9930_V3, whole genome shotgun sequence genome:
aaaaataataataataataataagacttTGGATAAAATAAGCTAGATAGAAAAATGACATAGTGTTGgtatcaaaacttttaaaaggaaaaaaaaaggccctcaaatttattctaatgttatttaactaataacaGAAGAATTAATCTGAGCGAGGATTTTTCATGTGCCTGCACGGGAGTCGAAACCCCTCGAAAGTCAACACTACTTCATCCTCAATTCTAGTCCTATAAGGTTGTAGCCCGGGTAGAGGGCTTGTGAGTGTGTGTAAATGCATGatgacataaaaaaataaaaataaaataaaaaaaaaataaaaataaaaataataccaATAACATagtacaaaatattacatctgaatcaaataaaaacaaataattaagtgaaccaacatattataatataataataataaaagataaaatatatggCTCGACTCTCCAAAATCCCCAGTGGAGTCGCCAAGctgtcgcgacgtgatcgctacgcggagcggccgacctccccgtttatttaattttaataaataattttggagtcgccaccaatcacattaaggtgtgattggtcacccaaaaaaaagaaagaaaaaaaaatggtctgcatacattcagagatttaagttcgggagtcagttatgtgtagggaaggtgttagcaccctacaacacccaaaaaaatggttacccaattttatcttttaaattaaattatagaggttcacaaaataaaatttttatttaggttttgtttaaatgtcccatgtttatcaattcatatcgaagaaagtaaaacctaagcatgaattgatgattatgagtggcataggagccattagaaaaattaagtttatttttgttttaaaatatttttattcaccttaagaatattaagataccaacacttgatattttaatctctatcataggtgtttaatgaaaaatttcatatatctagaattaataaattcatagaaaatactactcagtctcatttaaaatatgaaatgtgttaatttaaaaaaaataatctattaattaaatttcaaacggaaaaatttcatgtatattatggattttaaattataaaatccataaaaaacaatactttttctccaatttacattattataaaaaaaataataacaatgacaaaacattatgaaatttgaaaaatacttaggtgtaatatgctgagataaaataaatacattgataatatatgcaaaatgtaaaagatattaatgtaggatgcaagataattaattaatacaacacatgcaacataattaattaattcaaaatgatgcaaaataattgattaatgcagatgcaaaataattgattaatgcataattaaacgaggccaaatggatatcaaataataattaacagttGAATGCTAAAGTAGGTTTGGcccaatatgcaaataaataatattgcgaataaataatcacaccaaaataaatatcaaataattatagccacatatgcatactgattaattaatacatcatgcaaataattagaatgagggagtgaaaatgtcacatacaagttgctaattaattaataggccaaatgaaaaatggttgttgccaaatattaattatatcatgcataattattaacatggataaTATATGGATAACAGTAATTATTAACGGAGTATGCCATATGGATACatggataaagtaattaacaaaaactgtaaaatggatgccaatgaagaatgagtattaccaaatacaaaaggctaattgattaattatgcataattgattaattatgcataattattaaggcatgccatatggatataagtaattaaccGTAAAATGAgtgtcaatgaagaatgagtatccaaatacaaatatatgatgctaattaattaaaaagaaattaacacataatGGATACccagtaataaaagaaaattaacacagaatggatgcctaataataaaagaaaattaacacataacagaatgctcaatatttaaaaattaacacagaatggatacccaacaattaaaaagaaattaacacattgctcaatatttaaaaattaacacagaatggatacacagaatggataccaacaattaaaaagaaattaacacataacagaatgctcaatatttaaaaattaacacagaatggatacccaacaattaaaaagaaattaacacataacagaatgctcaatatttaaaaattaacggatacacagaatggatacccaacaattaaaaagaaattaacacataacagaatgctcaatatttaaaaataaaaaataaaaaatttaatatagaatggaaggtagaatgctcagtattaaaaaagatacaaataataaaattaacatgtcaaatgatggtaaaatgatgaacacgatagttcataattaaaagcagtatatcaaacaagaaaaaaaaatatcattaaaccagaataagaataaaaagaggaaaaagaaaaaaaacttaccagcAGGTCTGCCCTTAAAAGATTAttcttttgatcttctttcactcttcacCTCTTTCTAAATCCTCCCATAATCAAAAAAAGATCCtcctcctttctttttcctctttcctttttatagggcaagctccattgtttttttagatcacGAGATGGAGTGCAGATTACagagaaataggaagaaagtgggagagtgggagaaagtgatagagtgggagaaagtgagagagtgatgacgaagaaaaagggatggttgagaaaaaataggaaggaaatcaaaccttttagttttatttttattatttatttttaaatgtatttattattattattattgttttttttttaaatataaatttaagattcaaattcaaattcaaattcaaattcaaatttaatttcttttttaatttctttttcttttcttttttcttttataataaataaatataggacaaaatacggtatctacaaTTATTATTCGTGAATGCTTTCCATCATTAGCTTACACACAACTCGATCCAATTTCGATGTGATACAAagttatatatagatatagatatagtAATTGTAAAGATTATTGTTTCCACGACGTATAGAGATAAGGCTGAATATCTTATCTTGATAACACTATAGATATATCtcactttatatttgatacaaatgtaATGATCCAACGCATGTACgtataataattaacatgCGAGTGTGGGTATCATATGCAATAAGTTTGCATAAAATCGGACTGCAAAATAGTAACAACTAGATGTAAgtccgttaactagttaggttgttatttaattaagatgaCCTatggtaacttagtcttaatcttgagtgtattatgaacgCCTATTTGTGAGGGATTGtcttttgatttgtacgggtaAGACTGGAGACAAGACCGAGTGGGGTGCTGGGAATATAATTacacaaaatgaaattcatcGATCCattccctactttagggtaagtataTGAGTGTTTCCTTAAATGATGTCTCTAGAACTTGAACAAAGAGCCCttaccctctctatgacacGAGAGGggtttctatttattggttGGACCGTAAACAAGTTTATTTAAGAAttaggggtaaaacggtaaagATTTAGGAAATGGTAAATTAACCCCACTGGTACCCTCTCTATGATAAGCATTCATATATAAGAATTAggggtaaaatggtaaattaaCCTCGCTGGTATTACGAACATTcatgaaggactaacttactctCATTAGTCTATAATcgtggacacaaaaatatatgtacgGTAAGAAGAATCCAaatgtgagtctttagtggagtgtacacacagttaacgaatattaattaatgagttgaaccaattaatctcatatcgttgtaacttctgatctgtaggtccatgAGGTCtccttcctagctcgtaaaggatAATGAGATTCATTTATATTGATTGTGATTTGAagtgttcaaatttactttgagaattagtataatgtatagtgatatattataatatagagtttatcaaattttattatataaatttaattttgaatcaaaatatttgaatgagttcaaacattcaaatattgatttaacGTGAAttgaaatcatattaaaattattagttagaATAGAAACTTATActtgaaaatagtttaaatataatttaagatatttaattcaactgctaattaattagagagttaattaatagttgagttttatttgatttaattaaattaatataaaactataagatatttattaaataaaatttaaataaaatataataaaatattaattaaaggagaatttttaaaaatagtagattttatacaaatatttagaacttatagcaaaatttatctcTCATTCGAAAGcaataatagaaagaaatataaaggTGAGTAGTTATGAATGGacagaaaaaattaatagaaaggACCTAGCAAGACAAAGACGACTGAGAGATTGTGACATACAGAACCGCTTGGTTACGTTTTcgcaaatttcataatttcagCGATGCATCATGCATGTGTTTCATATTCCACCAATGGGAGAGGTGTATACTATTTTCACCAAGTCTTTCCAAGTTATTAAAGTCTCAAGAATAAATAccttaataatattatataatttcaagAAACGTCCCTACACACTATGCACCAATTTGATTTGAGTtgagataaatatttttgaagtcTATGTTGTATCAACTCAATAGTAAGGATTCCTTCATACATAGCAGTCTATAGCAaaagtttacattttttagGACCTTAGATTTCAACATATTCATGAATTTCTTGTCAATAGTAGAAGATGTGAAATTTGTAGCAAGGATGACAGGTTAAACGGAGAAAAAACCATTAATATTTAGCTTGCAAATGGGGCAATCCATTTGATTGCTATCCAGAAGGGAAGGGAGGTTTCCTTGGATGTTTCTCCATAGTAAAGCTTCTCTGTCTCTCAAGGATCTTATGTGGTGTAAGTCTCACCCACGACTATCTAAATTCCACATTCCCGTGAGGGTACCATTTTGTGGAGTTGAGAGTGCATATAATGTGGAAAAGGAGATGTAGAGAGGTTCATAAATGCTCCAGTTGCTATGCCAAAATGATAACGATCTTGTcgttgtttaattttcaacctaTTTGAGTTTTTATACAAGTCCAAATCTTTGTAAATGGACCTTCAAGTAGCATTGAGACTGTTGTGCTTAGCAACAGTGGGCAAATCAGTGAGACCACATACCACTGCACCTTTGTTAAATCTTTATGGAGCAAAGAAACGTCCCTACACCCCTAATTATAAATTGACTTACAAAGTTCTTGAATTTACCACAAACAATatttatctaaaaatatatatctatatatataagaattaaTGAATTCTCACACATCAATTACtaacttaaaattatattcagCAATTTAATTTGTCACTTAAAACTATCTCCCACCCATGAAGGATAGCCCCCCCAGTCCCTTCCCCTCTTCAGTCCTCGCCCACGCGCATGACACCCTTTTCCCTGACGAGGAATCCCCGTCTCCGTCCCCGTCCCCGTCCCTGTCTTTAAATGGCAAGGACGGGGGAGGGGATGGATGAATTCCCCCAAGGAGACAAGGGACGCCCTCCGCCCCAGCTCGACTCGTTGCCAACTCTAATAAGTTCAAGTTATGTGGaactaatataatttaatgaaCAATCATAAAGACATTTTTGTAACATTAGACATTCACAAGTggaaaacaattaaacaaatataactAACTTTGATGCAGCCAgctatataaatttttttggaaatccCACATCcctaaaaaggtaaaattctTTCTATGGTTGATCTTTATCTCACAGCAACATAAACACTATGGAGTTCTACAAAGAAAACTTTGTTAACACTACTTCAACCCGAATCGATGCCCTCTCTGTAAATGCAACAATGAAACTTCAAACCACTTGTTCATTTCTTGTGATTTTGCCAAGAGAGTATGGGGAAAGATCTCAACTCTGACTGGGGATTAACGAGAGCGATAATATACAAGACCTTTGCTTCAATATATACCAAAATCGTTCCTCAAGTGCAAAGGAGATCATACAATTCAACGTGGTTGTTGCTGCCCTAGGGACTATATGGAATGAACATGACAAATGAAGCTCCAAGGATACTCAAAATAGCTTCATCAACACATGGGAGGACATTTGTTCCCTGGTGGGAGTCTGGTCCCACAGAAACAAACTCAATAAAGACTACAACTCTTCAAATTATTGCTATTAAATTTACAAGCTTTATGTAATCTTTACATGTTCGGGTGCAACCCTGGCCgccttatattcttttttttcaaaaaaaagaaaaaactctaGTGCTTTGTTCATTTATGAATTGGTGGACCTTTATAAATCTCCCCCAAAcatgcaaatattttttaaatctttggTAACTATTTAAActaacaaaatagtttttttttgtttttgaaaattaagccaataaaaaatacttcaatttaaaaaaaaaaaatcctttttatactttttgaCCTTTTAGTTAAGTATAGAATATTTTACCACTAGGTCATGTTTTTATCtatctaaaaatttattactttaagcaagctttcaacaaaataataataataaattaaataatttttttattaatgaacattttaatatatgttttcaaaaaaaaaaaattaaatggtgaaataaaatgttttataaaggataaataaaatttgaattataagatcatttatttatgggaaaataaatttaattgattttggtaaaaatcaaacccatattattgttctttttaaatcaatcACACACaatatttggttaaattaatcaatcatatatttaatttaattttttcccttttaaatgtaatttagttgattcattttctaattgaaAGGAATTTGAATTCTCTATAAATTGGGTGACTTTTGGCCATTCGAGGGatctctatttttaattttattctgcGTTCATCCTTTCCATTCTCTTTGATTTCTCAGcattagttttgtttgttttatattaaaaaaaaaaaagtaaagtatgtgtaaaaaaaaaaaaaaaaaagaaatcaacataaaaagagaagaaagaagaaagaacaaatgaaggagagaaaaaagaggagtTTATTTGTAGGAGATCGATTAAATGCAACCGGATATCTACACTAGATGAATATCCTTACAAATAGTTAGTGATGAACTTAAAAATCTAGAAATTTTGAGTTCATTTTTCTAGATTTTAAGGTAATGGATcgattttgaaagtttgaaattgatCGCTAAtagctatttttttaatcttaatataTGTTGTATGAgcatttgtttaatttattatcatGCATCTTTGATTGTACCCTTTGTATAGATTATTCATCTTTTAACtcctatttgatttttaattaaaagaattctCAAAGCTctcaacaattattttaatttaaatttcataagtTTTATAGTCTTTCACAAAACTTTTCTAAACAACTAAAAGTTTGTGTTTTTacttattaaacaaattaatctaTTATTTATGCTCATAGTAATCGATGTTTTGTAATAACctatattattttctctttaaaaaaatcatacggcgaaatctttatattttgaaagttttttttattaaatttttgggTGAGGGATCACAATATGTGAGTTCTACATTtgatctaaaaaataaatttaatttctcactttttttttacgtGGAAAATAGTTTCTCCTTACCAATAATAtagttaaaaattttagtggattttattctatttattttatggatcATTCCATCGATATTGGAAGGATGATCgataaaataagatattttatctttaaaaaaaattaagagtatttttcaatttaaattttggaatttggacacctttatttttttaaacgtGTTGTCTTTGCGTCCTCTCAGCTACATAACAACAAttatatgtaaatataaaaatatgtaaatcaTCCTACGataatgagagaaaaaaataaactaatttattttcacaagcaatttttgtttttgttgtttttgttttattagttactttatactaaaattttaaaattacctAAATTTAGTGAAGGATTgagagaattaaaaagaaataagggaaaataaaattattccTCTCTCTCCTTCATCTTTGTCCCAATATTCTTGAAAGAATTATCTTTActcatttcctttctttttctttccctccTCTAAACATCTGCttggtttttaaattataactaacaaatatttaaactttctcAATTTTAACTATAGTATGTTTCTTACATCTGTCTAgtagatataaaaaatttcaatttagtatataaaaatctcataaaatatattaagaaaatgcttataaattaatggttgtattagaaaaaaaaaaaaaaaaaaaacatacttcTGATCAGTTTACAACTAttacaaagttaaaaaataatatatatgacaCAAGTAcagaaattaataaactaaaattgtaaACTTAACTTATACAAAGTTCGTGTGACTCCTAAAATGATTATTCATATCCTAGTTAATTATGTTCGTTTGGACaacattatataatttgaatatcaTACCACACcaaataaaatccaaaatactTTTTACGTATGTGACcacacatttttcattttcgttATTATCTTCTCAGTAGTTATTCACACAAAATCTCTCCACTTTGTGCTCTCATCCTTTCTTCCTCCTTTACCCCACCATTTCAAGCTCCCCTTCCTTTCTTAgtcctttcattttcttttgtacaaCCTACCCACATGTGACATTCCACACCAACACCCCAACACGTCGCTTTTTGTTAATACTAGTTTAAACTATGTTTGataatgttgaaaataaaagcataCTTCTAATAAGTTTACAACTACtgtaaaacttaattaaaagatCAAAAGATAACATACCTTCaacatattaacaaaaatggaaGTGTGATACCtagtatttttcattatcaaCAGAAGAAcaagtttttcaaaagatCAAGAGATAGTAGAAAAGTAGTAGGGCCATGCCTAAAAGCattgaaaaaacttaaaatgttaaagaaaaaagaaataggagaggaaaagagagaaactgAAAGcaacaaaagcaaaaggaGAGAGAGTGTGTGtgagaaatgagaaaagagTTACCTAATGGAAAATTATGTTTAACTTAGacatttaataagaaaatttagatACACATAATATCcaatttactatataaaccTCTAATAAAgtgtcaaatataataattttaggaACTATTACTAAGTAACATGCAATAATACCAACTTCGACACTAGTTAATTACATgagaaaaaacttaaatgagTTCGAGTAATTCAATCTAAATTATAAGTATCAAGTTCCAAACACCATCACGAGTTTGCATGACAAACATTCCTACAAAAGTCTAGTTGTTATGGGTCTTTGACCTTTGGGCTAACACAAGTGGCTCAACTCAGTTCAATTTGTTCGTGGACTTATTCCTTCAAGTTTTTTGTTGCTCTAGCCCATAACAAGTTATAAgtttttatatacaaaatttagttatatgAGTTAAACGAAGCTCTTCTATTTAAGAAGACTTGTCATGGATTAAAGTTTCAAACTTGTACCATATGCCTTTTTTACAAAGATTCTGCCTAACAAAGGGACGATCACGATGTGAGattgaagaaacaaacaatGTCCCACGAGGGGTTATTAATCACTATCATTACCGAAATAAATCCACTTATTAATATTATAGCTACAAAGTGGATGAGACagacagaaaaagaaattgcaaatCATCTACAATTCGATTCACATAAACAAGATCAACATCAAACATCTTCACACCGATTCAAGTCATTTTGATTCAACCAAACGTAGCCATAAACAGGCTCCTCTTGAAACTGTCTTTGATAGCCATAAACAACatctccttctcttcttccatcTAGATATGGATTATGACTTCCAAATAGATATTCTGCTGCTGTCTGCCACTCATTTCCGTAATTCCCATAGCAATAGCAATGCCCGTGGCAACGTCCACACCCGTTCTTGGGTTGCCTATAAGCTGTTTGCCTTTTTGCCCGTGAGAGACATGGCCAATACCCAAATAAACTTTCGCAAAGATCCATCGCTTCCAGTCCACACCCACTTGGAAATTCATTCACTTCCCTTGCATTTCCATACCCAATTCCTGGGTCTCCCAATTGAATCGCTTTATCTTCCTCAATTTCTCCAGATTCAGAAGTTGTGTCGCTATCACTTGAAGAGCTGTTGTTGGTTTTTTCAATCTGGGTCGGCTTGATTTCACTTGATGGCTTtgtttgttcttcaattttccCCTTTGGTGCTTCGTCTATCTTGGGTATTGTGGTGATGATGGGAATGGCGGTGGCTGTCGGCGGTGGGGGTGGGGGTGGGGATTTTGAAGGGGAAGAAGAGGACGGTGGGtaacaaatttcaattgaaGGTTGAAGGGGCTTACCGTAGGTTTCGGAAATGTCATAGCCACCGTCATAAGGGGTTGGATCATACTCTTCAAATTCTGTCTCATTGAATTGGGAAACAGAGTAAGAGATCACAAATTGGGTCGACACCTCGCTATATAAATCAGGGTTGTATTCACATAATTTCGGCAAAGTGAAACTCGATGCTGAACAAGCATTGGCAGAGTAGCGAATTGCATAGCCATAATCACCATGGTCAACGGGCTCATGGTCGATCAATTGGGGGAGTTCATTGAAATTTGATCTGTAAGGAGCATCATTGGCTGAGTACCCTACCTCATAATCATAAGCCTGTCCGAAATAACAAGGAGGTGGGTAGTCAAATAGATTGTAGAAGTTGGGCTCGTTACTGGATTGCGGAATTGGAGGCTCAATTTGAGCATAGTTGTAATAGGAATCGTCGTAGAAATCATAGGAATTGTAGAAAGCCATTGTAGATCTGATGTTAAGCTGATGAAGAAAATGGGgggttttttcatttcaacgTCATCATTAAATTCAACCCAAGTTCTTGCAACCACATAGGACTTATCTAACTGGAATTTTGGTAGCAAAAATGAATGCCGCTCAACTTTTTGGTGCAATAGCAGTAGGGTTAGACAAGGAGTCGTGAGTGGGGGTGTGTAGGACTCTGtccttttgttcttttgggGTGTCAAGGTTTATCTTTGTAAGTAGGTAAGTTGATTAAACAAGTTGAGGTAAACCACCATTAAACCTTAGCAGTTAATTTTGGcctttgttttagttaaaagAAATACGGTTGAGATGTAAACAAGTACAGAGTGTGGCGTGGCCTTCTTTtggttatgtatttattttaaaaatgaaatgaagcGATGGTTGGATAATCATTAGCGCAAGAGACCAAAACTAAATGGTACCAAATAAGCAAGGGGTGGTTGATGTTACGTAAGAACAGATATTGATGTGACGCAAAAAGAATCTCAAGCTTTTACGTATTATTcactaaactaaactatatatttattttaatttagattaacataccatttttatttagcCTAGACTAAAATTAAGATTGGGACTAAAATTCTGACATAATAAAACTATACAAGCTCTACCGTACAAAGaaccaaaatgatattttatcttttaatttattagttcataaaaatataatgttttcCCTTGGTTGAATACTTTTATAGTAAACCATGAAGgtgattttgtattaaaataatggcactaaagaaacaattaaattactttttaaaataattaactaaattacaCGTTTTAAATTTGGAGGGTACATCCGTTGTTTGTAAGAAAGCGAGGTTACACAACTTAGTAGTATCTAAATTGTATTATCAAGATAGACTATTATTTGTATCCTTTTGAGTTCaaccaaattgaaacaaaaattaaattttattgataaaaattataggaattaaattgataaaaaagatccaaagataaaagattggattgataatataattaaaggatataattacaaatttaggaattagatattttaaaaaattagtataattaaaGTCTTCATTCACGTTCCAAGTCCAATCTAATTAATCTCACCTGGAAAATTgggtaaaaataaaagattaaaccCATTCCAACTTTGGCCCAAGCATAAGTCCAATTATTGGGCCCTACCCCATCTAAAACCAACATAACATTTAGGAACTCTTTAGGACGTGGGTTTAATAGCCCATCTAACTAACgaaaatactatttaaaaaatttcaagctACTGCACTTGCAACTATTTACTATCTGCTATAGTTTTTAGTATTAATTTAacattcattgtttttttttattttttgttgtagtgtttgctattttttttcaaactaaaataatttatatcacAAACACCTTGAAATAAATGTGATGATCATTAACTATAGACAAAGTTATTAACTATAGTAATAGCTATGAAGACACACATAAACAAATAACACAGAGAAATTTATTAACCCAATTTGACAATGTCATCTACATCTGGAGAGCAGTAGCTTAATGTTCAATAAAgtaattgtttatattttagaagatAAATCCTTCTAAACAAACTAGAGAATTATGTTGTAACTAAAACTTAACTAAAACAGGCCTCCCCTGCCTATATGATCGAAACTTTATTGAAGATAACTTTGGCTCCCTTAAGTTGGGTGTGTACTATTCTTAATACTTTCTTTGCTATACTTCTTATCACATGTGCAATAGAAGCTTACAAGTATCACTTGTAAATTCTTCAATCATTCATAATATGAAGGAAAAATAACTAccttcttaaaataataaatattatcttcttagagtttatttttcttagtaAAAGGACACACACATAAAGTCCAAGATTGGACTATTTAAAGATCTTCGTATCAAACATTCATCAcgaatatatattaataatatagataaaagatttctaaaatataggaaaatctttttatctttacccataataatattttgaaagatttaaTAGATATATCAAAAGTGAATAACTTATTCTCAGACATTTGTTTGGAGAAAAATACCCAACACATTATTTAACCTATTTTGAATGAGTTTTCCAACAAAGTATGATGGATAATTAACACATAAGTTGAAGATTTTCAACCTATATTTAGATATCTTTAAACTATTACgtattgaaatatatataaaattaaaactcgTGTTTGTTTctggtttttctttcttcccatctttctcactttctttccctctttattcattttctttgttgtgaGTGGCAGACAGAATTTCCATCCCTAATAGT
This genomic interval carries:
- the LOC105435149 gene encoding uncharacterized protein At5g39570, which gives rise to MAFYNSYDFYDDSYYNYAQIEPPIPQSSNEPNFYNLFDYPPPCYFGQAYDYEVGYSANDAPYRSNFNELPQLIDHEPVDHGDYGYAIRYSANACSASSFTLPKLCEYNPDLYSEVSTQFVISYSVSQFNETEFEEYDPTPYDGGYDISETYGKPLQPSIEICYPPSSSSPSKSPPPPPPPTATAIPIITTIPKIDEAPKGKIEEQTKPSSEIKPTQIEKTNNSSSSDSDTTSESGEIEEDKAIQLGDPGIGYGNAREVNEFPSGCGLEAMDLCESLFGYWPCLSRAKRQTAYRQPKNGCGRCHGHCYCYGNYGNEWQTAAEYLFGSHNPYLDGRREGDVVYGYQRQFQEEPVYGYVWLNQNDLNRCEDV